Proteins encoded by one window of Gordonia jinghuaiqii:
- a CDS encoding nitrate reductase subunit alpha: MARSDEVQGAAATALLDIGRFFTRWDETDDRRAVFRDGGRAGDVFYRDRWSHDKVVRSTHGVNCTGSCSWKVYVKDGIITWETQETDYPSVGPDRPEYEPRGCPRGAAFSWYTYSPTRVRHPYARGVLVEMYRQAKARLQDPVLAWADVVSDPLRRRSYQQARGKGGLVRVTWDEAIEMAAAAHVHTIKTYGPDRCAGFSPIPAMSMVSHCVGTRFIQLIGGVMTSFYDWYADLPVASPQVFGDQTDVPESGDWWDATYLMMWGSNVPVTRTPDAHWMAEVRYRGTKVVTVSPDYADNTKFADEWLPAQAGTDGALAMAMGHVILTEFFVERTTGFFDDYVRRFTDLPFLVHLDEHPEHPGHYVGGKFVTADELDPQTGETPAPTPTEDVWKTVFWDEESGRPAVPNGSMGFRYADSGEGRWNLDLEDARPALTLMGEGAEMVPVALPVFDAPDGSGAVIRRGVPARRIGGRLVTTVFDLMLAQYGVARDGLPGEWPSGYDDPATPYTPAWQAEITGVPAAAAIRIAREFAANAEESGGRSMIIMGAGVCQWFHGDATYRAILSLLILTGCMGRNGGGWAHYVGQEKCRPITGWISLANALDWSRPPRTMTGTSYWYMHTGQWRNDGYSTASLASPLARGTMDHEHTADAIAQSARLGWMPFYPQFSTNPLDVADEASAAVERGEATDVAGYVAEQLRSGDLTPAISDVDAPENWPRTLVLWRSNLLGSSAKGNEYFLRTLLGTHHNVLGTEQPDTPRPSEVRWHDEAPEGKLDLLLSADFRMTSTTLLSDIVLPAATWYEKYDLSSTDMHPFVHAFTPAIDPPWEAKSDFDLFHRLARKLSDMARTHLGTRHDLVSVPLQHDTPGETAQPHGRVVDWRHTGERGRPGKNMPNFSVVERDYTSIADKLAAIGPLADSLGFTVKNVTYPLEEQTRRLAESNGVMLGGAGDGRPAIDTDVKLAEAILTLSGTTNGELALAGFEQLQRRVGVQLDDLARGSEEKHIRFADTQKAPVAVITSPEWSGSETGGRRYAPFTVNIERLKPFHTLTGRMHFYLDHDWMIDMGESFPIYRPPLDMHRLFGEPKLGPDGTREITVRYLTPHNKWSIHSEYQDNLLMLSLSRGGPTAWLSPQDAASIDVADNDWIECVNSNGVFVCRAIVSHRMPTGVCYVHHAQERTIDVPKSEATGRRGGIHNSATRLLVKPTHLIGGYAQLSYAFNYLGPTGNQRDMVSTIRKRNQEVTY, from the coding sequence ATGGCCCGGTCAGACGAGGTACAGGGCGCCGCAGCCACCGCCCTGCTCGACATCGGCAGGTTCTTCACCCGCTGGGACGAAACCGATGATCGTCGTGCGGTCTTCCGCGACGGCGGCCGTGCGGGCGATGTCTTCTACCGGGACCGTTGGAGTCACGACAAGGTCGTGCGTTCCACCCATGGGGTGAACTGCACGGGCTCCTGCTCGTGGAAGGTCTACGTCAAGGACGGGATCATCACCTGGGAGACCCAGGAGACCGACTACCCGTCGGTGGGCCCGGACCGCCCTGAATACGAGCCACGCGGGTGCCCACGCGGAGCCGCGTTCTCGTGGTACACCTACTCCCCCACCCGCGTACGGCACCCGTATGCCCGTGGCGTGCTGGTCGAGATGTACCGGCAGGCCAAGGCACGGCTGCAGGATCCGGTGCTGGCCTGGGCCGACGTCGTGTCCGACCCACTGCGCCGGCGTTCCTACCAGCAGGCCCGCGGCAAGGGCGGTCTCGTCCGCGTGACCTGGGACGAGGCCATCGAGATGGCGGCCGCCGCCCATGTCCACACCATCAAGACCTACGGCCCCGACCGGTGCGCCGGTTTCTCGCCGATCCCGGCGATGTCGATGGTCAGCCACTGCGTCGGCACCCGCTTCATCCAGCTCATCGGCGGGGTGATGACGTCGTTCTACGACTGGTACGCCGACCTTCCCGTGGCCAGCCCGCAGGTGTTCGGCGACCAGACCGACGTTCCCGAGTCGGGCGACTGGTGGGACGCGACCTACCTGATGATGTGGGGTTCGAACGTCCCGGTCACGCGCACCCCGGACGCGCACTGGATGGCCGAGGTGCGCTACCGGGGCACCAAGGTGGTGACGGTCAGCCCCGACTACGCCGACAACACCAAGTTCGCCGACGAATGGCTGCCCGCCCAGGCCGGCACCGACGGTGCGCTCGCGATGGCGATGGGGCATGTCATCCTCACCGAGTTCTTCGTCGAACGCACCACCGGGTTCTTCGACGACTACGTGCGCCGCTTTACCGATCTGCCTTTCCTCGTCCATCTCGACGAGCACCCCGAGCACCCCGGGCACTACGTCGGGGGGAAGTTCGTGACGGCGGACGAACTGGACCCCCAGACGGGCGAGACCCCTGCCCCCACTCCCACCGAGGACGTCTGGAAGACGGTGTTCTGGGACGAGGAGAGCGGCCGGCCGGCGGTCCCCAACGGTTCGATGGGATTCCGGTACGCCGACTCCGGTGAGGGCCGCTGGAACCTCGACCTCGAGGACGCGCGACCGGCACTGACCCTGATGGGCGAGGGCGCCGAGATGGTCCCGGTCGCCTTGCCCGTCTTCGACGCACCGGACGGCAGCGGTGCGGTCATCCGGCGGGGCGTACCCGCGCGGCGGATCGGCGGGCGGCTGGTCACCACCGTCTTCGACCTGATGCTCGCCCAGTACGGCGTCGCCCGGGACGGTCTTCCGGGCGAGTGGCCGTCCGGCTACGACGACCCCGCCACCCCGTACACCCCTGCGTGGCAGGCCGAGATCACCGGGGTGCCGGCCGCCGCCGCGATCCGCATCGCCCGCGAATTCGCCGCCAATGCAGAGGAATCCGGTGGCCGGTCGATGATCATCATGGGCGCCGGGGTCTGCCAGTGGTTCCACGGGGACGCGACGTATCGCGCGATCCTGTCGCTGCTCATCCTCACCGGGTGCATGGGCCGCAACGGCGGCGGCTGGGCGCATTACGTGGGCCAGGAGAAGTGCCGTCCGATCACCGGCTGGATCTCCCTGGCGAACGCGCTGGACTGGAGCCGCCCGCCGCGCACCATGACCGGCACGTCGTACTGGTACATGCACACCGGGCAGTGGCGCAACGACGGATACTCGACGGCTTCACTCGCCTCCCCCCTCGCCCGCGGCACGATGGACCACGAGCACACCGCCGACGCCATCGCCCAGTCCGCGCGACTGGGCTGGATGCCCTTCTATCCCCAGTTCTCCACCAACCCACTCGACGTCGCCGACGAGGCGTCGGCGGCCGTCGAGCGCGGCGAGGCCACCGACGTCGCCGGTTATGTCGCCGAGCAACTCCGGAGCGGCGATCTGACGCCGGCGATCTCCGATGTCGACGCCCCGGAGAACTGGCCGCGGACACTGGTCCTGTGGCGCTCCAACCTTCTCGGCTCGTCGGCGAAGGGCAACGAGTACTTCCTGCGGACGCTGCTCGGCACCCATCACAACGTGCTGGGCACCGAACAACCCGACACTCCCCGCCCGAGCGAGGTCCGTTGGCACGACGAGGCACCCGAGGGCAAACTCGACCTGCTGCTGTCCGCGGACTTCCGGATGACCTCCACGACGCTGTTGTCCGACATCGTGCTGCCGGCCGCGACGTGGTACGAGAAGTACGACCTCTCCTCCACGGACATGCACCCGTTCGTCCACGCCTTCACCCCGGCCATCGATCCGCCGTGGGAGGCGAAGTCCGATTTCGACCTGTTCCATCGCCTGGCCCGCAAGCTGTCGGACATGGCGCGGACCCATCTCGGGACACGACATGACCTCGTGAGTGTGCCTCTGCAGCACGACACTCCGGGCGAGACCGCACAACCGCACGGCCGGGTCGTCGACTGGCGGCACACCGGAGAGCGTGGCCGACCCGGTAAGAACATGCCCAATTTCAGTGTGGTGGAACGTGATTACACGTCGATCGCGGACAAGCTGGCCGCCATCGGCCCCCTCGCGGACTCACTCGGGTTCACCGTCAAGAACGTCACCTACCCCCTCGAAGAACAGACTCGCCGACTGGCCGAGTCCAACGGGGTGATGCTGGGCGGAGCCGGCGACGGGCGACCCGCCATCGACACCGACGTGAAACTCGCCGAGGCGATCCTGACACTGTCGGGCACCACCAACGGCGAACTGGCCCTCGCCGGCTTCGAACAACTCCAGCGGCGGGTGGGCGTGCAGCTCGACGACCTCGCGCGCGGCTCGGAGGAGAAACACATCCGGTTCGCCGACACGCAGAAGGCGCCGGTGGCCGTGATCACCTCCCCGGAGTGGTCGGGTTCGGAGACCGGCGGCCGGCGCTACGCCCCGTTCACGGTGAACATCGAGCGGCTCAAGCCTTTTCACACCCTCACCGGTCGGATGCACTTCTATCTCGACCACGACTGGATGATCGACATGGGTGAGTCGTTCCCGATCTACCGGCCGCCGCTGGACATGCACCGGCTGTTCGGTGAGCCCAAACTCGGTCCCGACGGCACCCGGGAGATCACCGTCCGCTACCTGACGCCGCACAACAAGTGGTCCATCCATTCCGAGTATCAGGACAACCTGCTCATGCTGTCCCTCTCGCGCGGTGGTCCGACCGCGTGGCTGAGCCCGCAGGACGCCGCGTCGATCGACGTCGCCGACAACGACTGGATCGAATGCGTCAACTCCAACGGCGTCTTCGTCTGCCGGGCGATCGTCAGCCACCGGATGCCCACGGGGGTCTGCTACGTCCATCACGCCCAGGAGCGCACCATCGACGTGCCGAAGTCGGAGGCGACCGGCCGCCGTGGCGGCATCCACAACTCGGCGACCCGGCTGTTGGTGAAGCCGACGCACCTCATCGGCGGTTACGCCCAGTTGTCCTACGCCTTCAACTATCTCGGCCCGACCGGCAATCAGCGCGACATGGTCTCGACCATTCGCAAGCGGAACCAGGAGGTGACCTACTGA
- the narH gene encoding nitrate reductase subunit beta yields the protein MRVMAQVGMVMNLDKCIGCHTCSVTCKQAWTNRAGTEYVWFNNVETRPGQGYPRRYDDQETWRGGWRLNRNGKLRLRAGGRLQKLLTLFASPVQPTIDDYYEPWTYDYQTLIDAPLGDDFPVARPKSLLTGEDTKVTWSANWDDNLGGGPELASRDPIVEKLRRESEDAIRFSFEQTFMFYLPRICEHCLNPSCMASCPSGAIYKRSEDGIVLVDQDRCRGWRQCITGCPYKKIYFNHKSGKAEKCTLCYPRIEVGQPTVCSETCVGRLRYLGIFLYDADAVTAAASVPDEHDLYEAQLDLMLDPEDPDVIAAARADGIPDDWLAAARRSPVYALAKKFRVALPLHPEYRTMPMVWYVPPLSPIVDLLAEQGHDAESPGTLFGAIEALRIPVEYLAELFTAGDTDVIETVLRRLAAMRAYMRDVTLGRDPDSSIPAAVGMTEEQVYEMYRLMAIAKYDERYVIPTAHVEQAARLDEMACALDYDEGPGMFDSSPFGEASGTPAPVSVETFHALKQRQTTDTAAGEHTMAGRTNLLNWDGNGAPTGLFPERAGREHGGTPDRDSR from the coding sequence ATGCGAGTCATGGCTCAGGTCGGGATGGTGATGAATCTCGACAAATGCATCGGCTGCCACACCTGCTCGGTCACGTGCAAACAGGCCTGGACCAATCGGGCGGGCACCGAGTACGTCTGGTTCAACAACGTCGAAACCCGTCCCGGACAAGGATATCCGCGCCGCTACGACGACCAGGAGACATGGCGCGGGGGCTGGCGGCTCAACCGCAACGGCAAGCTGCGGCTGCGCGCCGGTGGGCGACTGCAGAAACTGCTGACCCTTTTCGCGAGTCCGGTCCAGCCCACGATCGACGACTACTACGAGCCGTGGACCTACGACTACCAGACCCTCATCGACGCCCCGCTGGGGGACGACTTCCCCGTCGCACGACCCAAGTCGCTGCTCACCGGTGAGGACACCAAGGTCACCTGGTCGGCGAACTGGGACGACAACCTCGGCGGCGGACCGGAACTCGCCTCGCGTGACCCGATCGTCGAGAAGCTCCGCCGCGAGTCCGAGGACGCGATCAGGTTCAGCTTCGAGCAGACCTTCATGTTCTATCTGCCGCGCATCTGCGAACACTGCCTCAACCCGTCGTGCATGGCGTCGTGCCCGTCGGGTGCGATCTACAAGCGCAGCGAGGACGGGATCGTGCTGGTCGATCAGGACAGGTGCCGGGGCTGGCGGCAGTGCATCACCGGATGTCCTTACAAGAAGATCTATTTCAACCACAAATCCGGCAAGGCCGAGAAGTGCACGCTGTGTTATCCGCGCATCGAGGTCGGGCAGCCCACCGTGTGTTCGGAGACCTGCGTCGGCCGCCTGCGGTACCTCGGGATCTTCCTCTACGACGCCGACGCCGTCACCGCGGCCGCCTCCGTCCCGGACGAGCACGACCTGTACGAGGCCCAACTCGACCTGATGCTGGACCCCGAGGATCCCGATGTCATCGCCGCGGCCCGCGCCGACGGCATCCCCGACGACTGGCTGGCGGCGGCGCGGCGCTCACCGGTGTACGCGCTGGCGAAGAAGTTTCGTGTCGCGTTGCCCTTGCATCCCGAATACCGCACCATGCCGATGGTCTGGTACGTCCCGCCGCTGTCGCCCATCGTCGATCTGCTCGCCGAACAGGGACACGACGCCGAGAGCCCCGGCACCCTCTTCGGGGCCATCGAGGCATTGCGCATCCCCGTCGAGTACCTGGCCGAACTGTTCACCGCAGGCGACACCGACGTGATCGAGACCGTGCTGCGCCGGCTGGCCGCCATGCGTGCCTACATGCGCGACGTCACTCTGGGCCGCGATCCCGACAGCTCCATCCCGGCGGCGGTGGGCATGACCGAGGAACAGGTCTACGAGATGTACCGGCTGATGGCCATCGCCAAATACGATGAGCGCTACGTGATCCCGACCGCTCACGTCGAACAGGCCGCGAGGCTCGACGAGATGGCGTGTGCACTCGACTACGACGAGGGTCCCGGAATGTTCGACTCGTCACCCTTCGGCGAGGCGAGCGGCACGCCCGCGCCGGTCTCGGTGGAGACGTTCCATGCGCTCAAACAACGCCAGACGACCGACACCGCGGCAGGCGAACACACCATGGCGGGACGCACGAACCTGCTGAACTGGGACGGAAACGGCGCTCCCACCGGCCTTTTCCCCGAACGTGCGGGCCGGGAGCACGGCGGTACGCCGGACAGGGACAGCAGATGA
- the narJ gene encoding nitrate reductase molybdenum cofactor assembly chaperone, with protein sequence MRTLRALDRRARHTTDPRVIHQIGSWCLSYPDDEVLSRVGLMRAALDEQPDGPAAQQLRLTVDHLADVDATTLRRDYIELFDLSKRHTLYLSYWTDGDTRRRGTSLGEFKQLYRDSGFLVDLRGELPDHLPIVLEFSARADLRRGIELLETHRAALELIKFALLEASSPYAGAVGAVCATLPSPSPADRESAMARCRSVPTETVGLEPFDPRLLPINPT encoded by the coding sequence ATGAGAACCCTGCGTGCCCTCGACCGCCGGGCGCGCCACACCACCGACCCACGGGTGATCCACCAGATAGGTTCGTGGTGCCTGAGCTACCCCGACGACGAGGTGCTCTCACGCGTGGGGTTGATGCGGGCCGCACTCGACGAGCAGCCGGATGGCCCGGCAGCGCAACAACTGCGGCTCACCGTCGATCATCTCGCCGACGTCGATGCGACCACCCTGCGGCGCGACTACATCGAACTCTTCGACCTCTCCAAGCGCCACACGCTCTACCTGTCGTACTGGACCGACGGCGACACCAGGCGGCGAGGAACCTCGCTCGGGGAGTTCAAACAGCTCTACCGCGACAGCGGATTCCTCGTCGACCTCCGCGGCGAGTTGCCCGACCATCTGCCGATCGTGCTGGAGTTCTCCGCGCGCGCCGACCTGCGCCGGGGCATCGAGCTGCTCGAAACGCACCGTGCCGCACTCGAATTGATCAAGTTCGCATTACTCGAGGCATCGTCGCCGTACGCCGGTGCGGTCGGCGCCGTGTGTGCGACGTTGCCGAGCCCGTCGCCGGCGGACCGCGAGTCGGCGATGGCACGATGCCGATCCGTCCCGACCGAGACGGTGGGCCTGGAACCCTTCGACCCACGACTGCTCCCCATCAACCCGACCTGA
- the narI gene encoding respiratory nitrate reductase subunit gamma, with protein MDIFLWGVVPYATLGLLIGGTIWRYRYDKFGWTTRSSELYESRLLRVASPLFHYGVLVVIVGHAVGLLIPESWTAAIGVSETAYHWGAGVFGLLAAVATLVGVGLLVYRRRTVGPVFMATTRNDKAMYLVLVTALVAGTYITLIGTLDPHANGVNYRDTVSPWFRSLFVLQPDVSAMAQAPMRFHVHILIGMLLFAMVPFTRLVHIFTAPVHYLFRPYIVYRSRDRRSAPGSQPYRPGWAPVGVKDRDR; from the coding sequence GTGGACATCTTCCTGTGGGGCGTGGTTCCCTACGCGACCCTCGGCCTGCTGATCGGCGGGACCATCTGGCGCTACCGCTACGACAAGTTCGGCTGGACGACGAGATCATCGGAGCTCTACGAGTCCCGACTGCTGAGGGTGGCCTCGCCGCTGTTCCACTACGGCGTGCTGGTGGTGATCGTCGGACACGCGGTCGGGCTGCTGATCCCGGAGTCCTGGACCGCTGCGATCGGGGTGTCGGAGACCGCATATCACTGGGGCGCCGGGGTCTTCGGACTGCTCGCCGCGGTCGCGACCCTCGTGGGGGTGGGCTTGCTCGTCTACCGCCGCCGCACCGTCGGCCCGGTGTTCATGGCGACCACGCGAAACGACAAGGCGATGTACCTGGTGCTCGTCACGGCTCTGGTGGCGGGCACCTACATCACCCTGATCGGCACGCTCGACCCGCACGCGAACGGGGTGAACTACCGCGACACCGTGTCCCCGTGGTTCCGGTCGCTGTTCGTGTTGCAGCCCGACGTCTCGGCGATGGCGCAGGCGCCGATGCGTTTCCACGTACACATCCTCATCGGGATGCTGCTGTTCGCCATGGTGCCGTTCACCCGGCTCGTCCACATCTTCACCGCACCCGTGCATTACCTGTTCCGGCCCTACATCGTCTACCGAAGCCGCGACAGACGATCCGCACCGGGCAGCCAGCCGTATCGGCCCGGATGGGCGCCCGTCGGAGTGAAGGACCGCGATCGATGA
- a CDS encoding MFS transporter: MTTDTTAPRTTTGSQSLNLALATAAFAISFWAWNLIGPLGVVYTDQLDLSATQKSVVVAIPILVGSLGRILTGALTDRLGGRLMFTVLLVVTIPFVLLVAAAGHFDSYPLLLVAGFFLGIAGTTFAVGIPFVNAWYDTSRRGFATGVFGAGMGGTALSAFFTPRFVSWFGYLPTHLIIAAALAVMAVICWLFMRDSPRWVPSHDSVVPKLVAAAKLPITWQLGFLYAAAFGGFVAFSTYLPTYLNDVYGFDLQAAGARTAGFAIAAVIARPLGGILSDRFGPRIITVISCGGAAVLAVWMITKPPVEIPAGIDFVLMAVCMGLGSGSVFSWVAQAAPAERVGSVTGIVGAAGGLGGFFPPMVMGATYDAATHSYTVGLALLVAFAGGAAIFTVFGIRQKTTG, from the coding sequence ATGACCACCGACACCACCGCACCGCGTACGACGACCGGTTCGCAGTCGCTGAATCTCGCACTGGCGACGGCGGCGTTCGCGATCAGTTTCTGGGCCTGGAACCTCATCGGCCCGCTGGGGGTGGTCTACACCGACCAGCTCGACCTCAGCGCCACCCAGAAGTCGGTGGTCGTCGCCATCCCCATCCTGGTCGGGTCCCTGGGCCGAATCCTCACCGGCGCGCTGACCGACCGGCTCGGCGGACGGCTCATGTTCACGGTGCTGCTGGTCGTCACCATCCCGTTCGTGTTGCTGGTCGCCGCGGCCGGCCACTTCGACAGCTATCCGCTGTTACTGGTCGCGGGCTTCTTCCTCGGCATCGCCGGGACGACGTTCGCGGTGGGTATCCCCTTCGTGAACGCCTGGTACGACACATCCCGGCGCGGGTTCGCGACGGGGGTGTTCGGTGCCGGGATGGGCGGGACCGCACTGTCGGCGTTCTTCACACCGCGCTTCGTGTCCTGGTTCGGCTACCTCCCGACCCATCTGATCATCGCGGCCGCCCTGGCCGTGATGGCCGTGATCTGCTGGCTGTTCATGCGTGACTCACCCCGCTGGGTGCCGTCGCACGACTCGGTGGTCCCCAAACTCGTCGCCGCCGCGAAACTCCCCATCACCTGGCAGCTGGGATTCCTCTACGCCGCGGCGTTCGGCGGCTTCGTCGCGTTCAGCACCTATCTACCGACCTACCTCAACGACGTCTACGGGTTCGATCTGCAGGCCGCGGGGGCGCGCACGGCGGGATTCGCGATCGCCGCCGTGATCGCCAGACCCCTCGGCGGCATCCTGTCCGACCGCTTCGGTCCCCGGATCATCACGGTGATCTCGTGCGGCGGTGCGGCCGTCCTCGCGGTGTGGATGATCACCAAACCGCCGGTGGAGATTCCCGCGGGTATCGACTTCGTGCTGATGGCCGTCTGCATGGGCCTCGGCTCGGGTTCGGTCTTCAGCTGGGTCGCGCAGGCGGCCCCCGCCGAGCGGGTCGGATCGGTGACCGGCATCGTCGGAGCCGCGGGCGGGCTCGGCGGGTTCTTCCCCCCGATGGTCATGGGCGCCACCTACGACGCAGCCACCCACAGCTACACGGTCGGCCTGGCGTTGCTCGTCGCGTTCGCCGGCGGCGCGGCGATCTTCACGGTCTTCGGCATCCGGCAGAAGACCACGGGCTGA
- a CDS encoding DUF4262 domain-containing protein, with the protein MPDHAAAIRGLPRWHPNPVIRSTIETIRRCGWQVTSVGESADVDDTSGNTTDCGFSYTAGLSLHSIPELSVYGLDPLTAHYVLNELGDLLHREDWRDLVAGQTDITLQTVSVTLRLIEQVDKDELILANLLFPDYPTLQVVWPDEYGHFPWDDPYTLLPMHQPLKGIPALVDASLRRPHLITVESGPERTRPRKGRRIAGH; encoded by the coding sequence ATGCCAGACCACGCTGCCGCGATCCGAGGTCTGCCCAGGTGGCATCCCAATCCCGTCATCCGCTCGACAATCGAGACCATCCGCCGCTGCGGCTGGCAGGTGACCTCCGTCGGCGAGTCGGCCGATGTCGACGACACCTCGGGCAACACGACCGACTGCGGCTTCTCCTACACCGCGGGATTGTCGTTGCACTCGATCCCGGAGCTGTCGGTCTACGGACTGGACCCGCTCACCGCCCACTACGTCCTCAACGAACTCGGCGACCTGCTCCACCGCGAGGACTGGCGCGACCTCGTCGCCGGCCAGACCGACATCACGCTGCAGACGGTGTCGGTGACGCTGCGCCTGATCGAGCAGGTCGACAAGGACGAACTGATCCTGGCCAACCTCCTGTTCCCGGATTATCCGACGCTGCAGGTGGTCTGGCCTGATGAGTACGGCCATTTCCCTTGGGACGACCCCTACACCCTGCTCCCGATGCACCAGCCGCTGAAGGGCATCCCTGCACTGGTCGACGCAAGTCTCCGCCGGCCCCACCTCATCACCGTCGAATCGGGTCCCGAACGCACCCGGCCACGGAAGGGGCGTCGGATCGCCGGCCACTGA
- a CDS encoding O-antigen ligase family protein, with product MAHLPVVLAVLFVAVFAVAFIAFIHQRPQRGLLVLAALTPLDGLLDIAPVPGIAGAWKEGVLALTLICAANRRLRPAARSGPPLHMPWWPAAAALVVFGVVSALYVYGPIGLYGVKVTFFYLFAVLALWLTPFDARDRDRLVSIVMALGVITTLAGIGQQIVGPATLVELGYVYGEQVRSSGPLFRTFSTFNQPFGFGLFVMLALLVGGAVALSDTGRRRNQLFLACWPVMAITMATSVVRAAILGLVIGVIWLAALRFRRLVAPLLALGTFAVVSLPFLPPAITGVFFSSSSLSQRGAGWGEIFASIGVHPLGRGLGSSGSAADAMSAARGEATQTVTAGAGGTVQGMSSNYQPDNYYVKLLLELGPIGLWLFLAMIVTALIWCVQYSRRLPDPDGAFALGVSASIVAAMVASTVATYFEIFPLDFYFWLLLGAVGCATAQHESHTVRLHFDPEEVASRHTSANS from the coding sequence GTGGCGCACCTCCCCGTCGTGCTCGCAGTCCTGTTCGTGGCCGTCTTCGCGGTGGCCTTCATCGCCTTCATCCACCAGCGGCCCCAGCGCGGTCTGCTGGTGCTGGCGGCGCTCACCCCGTTGGACGGTCTGCTCGACATCGCACCGGTTCCCGGTATCGCCGGAGCGTGGAAAGAAGGGGTTCTCGCCCTCACCCTGATCTGCGCGGCCAACCGTCGGCTCCGGCCGGCGGCGCGTTCCGGACCGCCACTGCACATGCCGTGGTGGCCGGCCGCGGCGGCGCTGGTGGTCTTCGGCGTCGTCTCGGCCCTGTACGTCTACGGCCCGATCGGGCTGTATGGGGTCAAGGTGACCTTCTTCTACCTGTTCGCGGTGCTGGCGCTGTGGCTGACACCGTTCGACGCCCGGGACCGCGATCGCCTGGTGTCGATCGTCATGGCGCTGGGCGTGATCACCACCCTGGCCGGTATCGGCCAGCAGATCGTCGGACCGGCCACGCTGGTCGAACTCGGCTACGTCTACGGCGAGCAGGTCCGGTCGAGCGGGCCCCTGTTCCGCACGTTCAGCACCTTCAACCAGCCGTTCGGCTTCGGCCTGTTCGTGATGCTCGCACTGCTGGTGGGCGGGGCGGTTGCGTTGTCCGACACCGGACGCCGCCGTAACCAGCTCTTCCTCGCATGCTGGCCGGTCATGGCGATCACGATGGCGACCTCGGTGGTGCGCGCGGCGATCCTCGGCCTGGTCATCGGTGTGATCTGGCTGGCGGCGTTGCGTTTTCGTCGCCTCGTCGCACCGCTGCTCGCTCTCGGCACCTTCGCTGTGGTGTCTCTGCCGTTCCTGCCGCCGGCCATCACCGGCGTCTTCTTCTCCTCCAGCAGCCTCAGCCAGCGCGGCGCGGGCTGGGGTGAGATCTTCGCGAGCATCGGGGTGCACCCGCTCGGACGGGGGCTCGGGTCCAGCGGCTCGGCCGCGGACGCGATGTCCGCGGCGCGCGGCGAGGCCACCCAGACCGTCACCGCCGGTGCGGGCGGCACCGTGCAGGGGATGTCGTCGAATTATCAGCCGGACAACTACTACGTGAAGCTCCTGCTCGAACTCGGGCCCATCGGATTGTGGTTGTTCCTGGCGATGATCGTGACCGCGCTGATCTGGTGCGTGCAGTACTCGCGTCGCCTACCCGACCCGGACGGTGCCTTCGCCCTGGGCGTGAGCGCCTCGATCGTCGCGGCGATGGTCGCCAGCACGGTCGCCACCTATTTCGAGATCTTTCCGTTGGACTTCTACTTCTGGTTACTGTTGGGAGCTGTGGGATGCGCGACCGCACAACACGAATCACATACGGTGCGCTTGCACTTCGACCCGGAGGAAGTGGCGTCCAGACATACATCCGCGAACTCCTGA